From Neospora caninum Liverpool complete genome, chromosome VIII, a single genomic window includes:
- a CDS encoding putative deoxyribose-phosphate aldolase, with translation MDAQQRACRAYVARRVISLTDATDLSEGSTQQSVTKLCEDALRVPRAAAVCVWPWAVKFIKYGLPSRLPEAAQLTVATVLNFPTGKGNVETVTAEAIQVISDGADELDLVVDWELLNRDAKAGETALRALVTAVRQVSGTALLKVILETGMLCSDVPDLVFRASMAALESGADMLKTSTGKVAVNATLPAVRDMCHAIKKYQALHTDSRIVGIKIAGGVKSLDVAAQYLSLVTDELGADFITKKTFRIGASSLLAVARECVV, from the exons ATGGATGCACAGCAGCGAGCCTGTCGGGCGTACGTTGCGCGCCGTGTGATTTCCCTCACAGATGCGACAGACCTTTCTGAAGGATCAACACAACAATCTGTTACTAAGCTTTGTGAGGATGCGCTGAGGGTccctcgcgccgccgccgtgtGTGTATGGCCGTGGGCAGTCAAGTTCATCAAATACGGGCTTCCCAGTCGCCTGCCAGAGGCTGCGCAACTAACAGTTGCCACGGTACTGAATTTTCCAACGGGCAAAGGCAATGTCGAGACCGTGACAGCCGAGGCAATCCAGGTCATCAGCGACGGGGCCGATGAATTGGATCTTGTAGTAGACTGGGAACTCCTGAACCGCGATGCTAAAGCCGGCGAGACGGCACTCAGGGCTCTCGTTACTGCAGTCCGCCAG GTTTCGGGTACGGCATTGCTTAAAGTCATTCTAGAGACGGGAATGCTCTGTAGTGATGTCCCTGATCTGGTCTTCCGCGCGAGCATGGCTGCGTTGGAGAGTGGCGCAGATATGCTAAAGACATCGACAGGAAAGGTCGCCGTAAATGCAACCCTGCCCGCAGTAAGGGATATGTGTCATGCTATCAAGAAGTATCAGGCTTTGCATACAGATAGCAGGATTGTTGGCATCAAAATAGCGGGAGGAGTGAAATCTCTCGACGTAGCTGCACAGTATTTGAGTCTAGTCACTGATGAGCTCGGCGCCGACTTCATCACGAAGAAGACGTTTCGCATTGGtgcatcttctcttcttgcagTGGCGCGGGAATGCGTTGTGTAG
- a CDS encoding CBR-RSP-4 protein, related — MATGCSLLIRNLCFETSPDRVRQIFEKFGRVRDVYLPLDHFTKRPRGFGFVEFYEEAAAQEAMREMDRTMIDGNEVYVIIAQDRRKSPETMRRHLEQTRRGGGPERDVRRRDDFRGGRGYARGDIREVDIRYAEANGMGPAVPGIGAMATTGHDTIEVLMTVTPGHTGGAPVLDDPRFVALFLAVCDVVFSV; from the exons ATGGCGACGGGATGCTCACTGTTGATTCGAAACCTTTGTTTCGAGACCTCGCCAGATAGGGTGCGTCAGATTTTCGAAAAGTTCGGACGCGTCCGAGACGTGTACCTTCCTCTGGACCATTTCACCAAACGCCCAAG GGGGTTCGGTTTCGTTGAGTTCTACGAAGAGGCTGCAGCGCAAGAGGCGATGCGCGAGATGGATAGGACCATGATCGACGGAAACGAGGTGTACGTCATCATCGCCCAAGACCGACGGAAATCG CCGGAGACGATGCGACGTCACCTGGAACAGACAAGACGTGGCGGCGG ACCTGAGAGAGATGTTCGTCGACGGGACGATTTCCGAGGAGGACGTGGTTATGCTCGGGGAGACATCCGAGAAGTGGATATTCGATACGCGGAAGCAAATGGGATGGGTCCAG CGGTCCCCGGTATCGGCGCGATGGCTACGACAGGCCACGATACGATAGAGGTCCTCATGACGGTTACTCCAGGACATACCGGGGGCGCTCCCGTTCTCGATGATCCCCGGTTTGTTGCGTTGTTCCTTGCCGTGTGCGATGTTGTGTTTAGCGTTTAA